In one window of Chloroflexota bacterium DNA:
- a CDS encoding flippase-like domain-containing protein, giving the protein MRDTLLNLARVVVSVALLIFVLSSAGLRETWVVLQGTDWRYVILALFLSLVGMVVRSWRWSVLLADQGLCVPLQRLVHLFFVGTFFNNFLPTSVGGDIVKMYELGRASNKSALAVSSVLWDRATGLLTLLAMATMALPFSYHLVPPGVVMLIIALGVGSAVGLLALANRRWIKGIGAWLGRLRPRWGGKTISQVYQSLVGYSSTALQKASVISVAFNALLIFINVLLARSLGVQMDLKYFLLFVPLISTLLVLPFSVSGWGIREVGYVYLFGQAGVPEAKAISISLAIGAINGITGLIGGVLYAIEGLRGYYKGGERDAK; this is encoded by the coding sequence ATGCGTGATACGTTATTGAACCTGGCCCGCGTGGTGGTCAGTGTAGCACTCCTGATTTTCGTCCTTTCGTCAGCGGGATTGCGGGAGACATGGGTTGTCTTGCAGGGCACGGACTGGCGATATGTCATCCTGGCGCTATTTCTATCGCTGGTAGGTATGGTGGTCCGTAGTTGGCGCTGGAGTGTGCTGCTGGCGGACCAAGGGCTTTGCGTGCCTTTACAACGGCTAGTACACCTGTTTTTCGTTGGCACTTTCTTTAACAATTTTCTCCCCACCAGCGTAGGCGGGGATATTGTCAAAATGTATGAACTGGGGAGGGCAAGCAATAAAAGCGCATTGGCCGTGAGTTCCGTGCTTTGGGACCGAGCCACCGGACTGCTCACGCTCCTGGCGATGGCCACCATGGCTCTCCCGTTCAGTTATCACCTGGTGCCACCAGGGGTCGTGATGCTTATCATAGCCCTGGGAGTGGGTTCAGCGGTAGGGTTGCTTGCACTTGCCAACCGACGTTGGATCAAGGGCATTGGGGCATGGCTTGGTCGCTTACGGCCGCGTTGGGGCGGGAAAACCATAAGCCAAGTATACCAGTCCCTGGTGGGATATAGTTCCACAGCGTTGCAGAAGGCTTCTGTTATCTCAGTGGCGTTCAACGCCCTGCTCATCTTCATCAACGTACTCCTGGCTCGTTCACTGGGCGTGCAAATGGATTTGAAATATTTTCTATTGTTTGTGCCACTGATCTCCACACTGCTCGTATTGCCTTTCTCAGTGAGCGGGTGGGGGATTCGCGAAGTGGGATATGTATACCTTTTCGGACAAGCGGGTGTGCCCGAGGCCAAGGCTATTTCGATCTCCCTGGCTATAGGCGCTATCAACGGGATCACAGGGTTAATTGGTGGCGTGCTCTACGCCATTGAAGGTCTACGCGGGTATTACAAGGGTGGAGAAAGGGATGCCAAATAA
- a CDS encoding GDP-mannose 4,6-dehydratase, whose amino-acid sequence MPNNALVTGVAGFIGSHLAERLVADGWNVRGVDSFTDYYPRTVKEGNLAKLRTESRFEFIEGDLNLVDLTKLLNGVEVVFHQAAQAGVRASWGQNFSAYLESNVAATQRLLEAAKGLPLRKFVFASSSSVYGDSDDLPLREESPLQPISPYGVTKLACEKLCYLYYRNFGVPVISLRYFTVYGPRQRPDMAFHRFIRWISAGHEVTVYGDGEQTRDFTYVADAVEATLLAAKSDLVGEVLNIGGGSQVTVGHVIQRIGEIVGREPRIVHEAPQHGDVRHTWADTTRAREMLGFRPKVDLEAGLRAQIAWQADNSPIGGAEWPL is encoded by the coding sequence ATGCCAAATAACGCACTCGTGACTGGTGTCGCGGGATTCATTGGCTCGCACTTGGCTGAAAGATTGGTGGCAGATGGTTGGAACGTACGGGGAGTGGATTCCTTTACCGACTACTATCCACGCACAGTCAAGGAGGGCAATTTAGCGAAACTTCGAACAGAATCGCGGTTCGAATTCATAGAAGGCGATCTAAATCTGGTGGATCTGACGAAATTGCTAAATGGCGTTGAGGTGGTGTTTCATCAGGCCGCCCAGGCGGGTGTGCGTGCCAGTTGGGGTCAGAATTTCTCCGCCTATCTGGAGAGTAACGTGGCGGCTACCCAACGGTTGCTGGAGGCAGCGAAGGGTCTCCCTTTGAGAAAATTCGTCTTCGCGTCGTCGTCTTCGGTGTACGGCGACTCCGATGACTTGCCGTTGCGCGAGGAAAGCCCCCTGCAGCCGATTTCGCCCTATGGCGTGACGAAACTAGCGTGTGAGAAACTCTGCTACCTCTATTATCGCAACTTCGGTGTGCCTGTGATCTCGTTGCGGTATTTCACTGTCTATGGGCCCCGGCAGCGCCCGGATATGGCCTTCCACCGTTTTATCCGGTGGATATCAGCAGGGCACGAGGTGACTGTCTACGGCGACGGAGAACAGACGCGAGATTTCACGTACGTCGCGGACGCAGTAGAGGCTACTCTGTTGGCAGCGAAATCGGATCTGGTAGGCGAAGTGCTCAACATCGGTGGCGGGTCGCAGGTTACTGTCGGTCATGTGATACAGCGGATAGGCGAGATCGTGGGACGAGAGCCTCGGATCGTCCACGAAGCACCTCAACACGGCGACGTTCGCCACACCTGGGCCGACACGACGAGAGCGAGGGAGATGTTGGGTTTCCGGCCTAAGGTGGATTTAGAGGCAGGTCTGCGAGCGCAGATAGCGTGGCAGGCGGATAACTCGCCAATTGGAGGCGCTGAGTGGCCACTTTGA
- a CDS encoding glycosyltransferase family 39 protein encodes MRFKHWCEHQGIALLILVFWILGLTYGVVTPVFEAPDESEHYAYIQHLADGGGLPVQSPDRETAWKQEGSQPPLYYAAGAALTFWIETGSIERMGWRNPHAKVGIPGTEDNINVFIHTRDEDFPWHGVPLAVHILRLFSLALGSTTVLFTYLLAREIFPQRKYTALGAAMLLAFTPQFVFISSAVNNDNAVIALCTMGLWLLVRIWRHGPSWRRWIALGMLVGLAGLAKLSGLGLAILAILVTIALWRREGASVLSGAALAGLIALALAGWWYVRNFALYGDFTGLNVMLDVFGRRTALPRPDALWGEVRGLRMSYWALFGWFQILVDRWQYLAFDLLAIAAVAGLGLALARRPRQGMRGEVGITFSWMLIIGAGLIRWTMLVPASQGRLLYPAGAAIAILMYRGLEEWVSARYHRWLLVVLSAVLFFITAICPWAFIQPAYARPAILCPEDVPASVQHVGYTYNNAMCLLGYQIESSPLHPGDSLRITVYWQSLAPMSRDYSVFVHLFGHKRQPIGQHDSYPGRGTYPTSLWQPGDIVRDIYTVQISDEAITPSKVQVEIGLYDLETYSVLPVRDASGRPVSSPILATLKLIEKTPPIYHPAHATDVRLGDSIALVGYDLDRTVARAGETVPLTLYWRCLRPLEKDYTVFTHIEDDNGEVWGQHDSQPLGGEYPTSLWSPDEVVRDEYVIPLQSDAPAGIYYLRVGMYLLETGERLDITGADGSSLGDYIELAIVTVR; translated from the coding sequence ATGAGATTTAAACACTGGTGTGAACACCAGGGCATTGCTCTGCTGATACTCGTCTTTTGGATACTTGGTCTGACCTACGGCGTGGTCACGCCGGTCTTCGAGGCGCCCGATGAGTCGGAGCACTATGCCTACATCCAGCATCTGGCCGACGGCGGCGGACTCCCGGTGCAGAGTCCTGACCGCGAGACGGCATGGAAGCAAGAGGGTAGCCAGCCCCCGTTGTACTACGCAGCAGGTGCGGCCCTGACTTTCTGGATCGAAACGGGTAGCATCGAAAGGATGGGCTGGCGGAACCCACATGCCAAAGTAGGTATCCCAGGCACAGAAGACAACATCAACGTCTTCATTCACACCCGCGACGAGGATTTTCCCTGGCATGGCGTGCCGCTGGCTGTGCACATCCTGCGACTATTCTCCCTCGCCCTAGGCTCGACCACCGTGCTTTTCACTTACCTTCTGGCACGAGAGATTTTTCCGCAAAGAAAATACACCGCTTTGGGCGCAGCGATGCTTCTGGCTTTCACGCCGCAGTTCGTTTTCATCAGCAGTGCCGTGAACAATGACAATGCCGTCATCGCTTTATGCACAATGGGCCTCTGGCTGTTAGTTCGCATTTGGCGGCATGGGCCATCTTGGCGGCGTTGGATAGCCCTTGGGATGTTGGTGGGATTGGCAGGATTGGCCAAACTGAGCGGGTTGGGGTTGGCGATATTGGCGATTCTGGTAACTATTGCTTTGTGGCGGCGAGAGGGGGCTAGTGTACTGTCTGGTGCGGCCCTCGCTGGGCTGATTGCCCTCGCTTTAGCCGGCTGGTGGTATGTGCGTAATTTCGCGCTGTACGGCGACTTCACCGGCCTCAACGTCATGCTGGACGTCTTCGGGCGGCGGACTGCCCTGCCAAGGCCCGATGCACTATGGGGTGAAGTTCGTGGCCTTCGGATGTCCTATTGGGCACTTTTCGGCTGGTTTCAGATTTTGGTCGACCGTTGGCAGTATCTGGCGTTCGACCTGCTTGCGATAGCTGCCGTGGCTGGCCTGGGATTGGCTTTGGCGCGCCGGCCACGACAGGGTATGCGCGGCGAGGTAGGCATTACCTTCAGTTGGATGCTGATTATCGGAGCGGGGCTGATCCGCTGGACCATGTTGGTGCCCGCCAGCCAAGGGCGTCTGCTTTATCCAGCCGGTGCAGCCATCGCTATTCTTATGTACCGCGGGCTGGAAGAATGGGTGTCCGCTCGTTACCACCGCTGGCTGCTTGTTGTGTTGTCGGCGGTCCTCTTCTTCATCACTGCTATCTGCCCATGGGCTTTCATCCAACCGGCTTACGCCCGACCCGCCATCCTCTGCCCGGAGGATGTGCCGGCCTCGGTGCAACATGTGGGCTACACCTACAATAATGCAATGTGCCTGTTGGGCTATCAAATAGAGAGCTCTCCTCTACACCCTGGCGATTCGCTGCGCATTACTGTGTACTGGCAATCTCTCGCTCCCATGAGCAGAGATTACAGCGTCTTCGTACACTTGTTCGGGCACAAACGCCAGCCCATTGGACAACACGATAGTTACCCAGGCCGCGGGACATATCCCACCAGTCTCTGGCAGCCTGGCGACATTGTCCGTGATATTTACACTGTACAAATATCTGATGAAGCCATCACGCCATCCAAGGTGCAAGTTGAGATCGGCCTATACGACCTGGAAACATACAGCGTCTTGCCCGTGCGCGACGCCAGTGGTCGTCCTGTCAGTAGCCCCATCCTCGCCACGCTCAAACTCATCGAGAAAACACCACCCATCTATCATCCGGCTCACGCAACGGATGTCAGGTTAGGTGATTCCATCGCGCTCGTTGGCTATGATCTGGATCGCACCGTTGCGCGAGCGGGCGAAACCGTACCTTTAACATTGTATTGGCGTTGTCTGCGCCCGCTCGAAAAAGATTACACCGTGTTCACGCACATCGAGGATGACAACGGAGAAGTCTGGGGGCAGCACGATTCCCAACCTCTGGGCGGCGAATATCCGACCAGCCTATGGTCACCCGATGAGGTAGTGCGCGACGAATACGTGATCCCTCTACAGAGCGATGCACCAGCGGGCATATACTACCTGCGAGTGGGCATGTATCTATTGGAAACGGGGGAGCGGCTGGACATCACAGGCGCGGATGGTAGTTCTCTGGGCGACTACATAGAACTTGCTATTGTCACCGTCAGATAG